From one Myxococcales bacterium genomic stretch:
- a CDS encoding bifunctional N-acetylglucosamine-1-phosphate uridyltransferase/glucosamine-1-phosphate acetyltransferase, with product MRPLAVVILAAGKGTRMKSALAKVLHEVCGKPLIYYPVRLARQLKATRIVAIVGHQAEAVRAAVRAEFPAASIDFALQRTQEGTGHAVLQAKSALRGFDGDVLILSGDVPLLRLETARAIVAQHRRTKSDLTSMTTRLDDPTGYGRCLTDEAGRLVRVVEQKDADEEQQKIQVVNAGFYVANAKTLWATLARIGKNNAQGEMYLTDAIEIAGHLGKKVLPFRLAEPWQILGVNSRADLAEAARILRRALNAGWMKSGVTMIDPETTYLDWDVRVGPDTVIEPGAVLLGRTKIGAGCRIGQGARLTDVTAGAGAVLGPYVVLQGMRVEAGEVID from the coding sequence ATGCGTCCGTTAGCCGTCGTGATTCTGGCCGCGGGCAAGGGCACGCGGATGAAGTCCGCGCTCGCCAAGGTGTTGCACGAGGTTTGCGGCAAACCGCTGATCTATTACCCGGTGCGCCTGGCCCGCCAACTGAAGGCCACGCGGATCGTGGCGATCGTCGGCCACCAGGCCGAGGCGGTGCGCGCCGCCGTGCGAGCCGAATTCCCGGCCGCGTCAATCGACTTCGCCCTGCAGCGCACCCAGGAAGGCACGGGCCATGCCGTCCTGCAGGCCAAGTCGGCCCTGCGCGGCTTCGACGGCGACGTGCTGATTCTCTCCGGCGACGTTCCGCTGCTGCGGCTGGAAACGGCGCGGGCCATCGTGGCGCAGCATCGCCGCACGAAAAGCGATCTGACGAGCATGACGACCCGGCTCGACGATCCGACCGGCTACGGCCGCTGCCTGACCGACGAGGCGGGCCGCCTGGTCCGCGTGGTCGAGCAGAAGGACGCCGACGAGGAACAGCAGAAAATTCAGGTCGTCAACGCCGGTTTTTACGTCGCCAACGCCAAGACCTTGTGGGCTACGCTGGCCCGCATCGGCAAAAACAACGCCCAGGGCGAAATGTACCTGACCGACGCGATCGAAATCGCCGGCCACCTGGGCAAGAAGGTGCTGCCGTTCCGCCTGGCGGAACCGTGGCAGATCCTCGGCGTCAACAGCCGCGCCGATTTGGCCGAAGCGGCGCGGATCCTGCGCCGGGCCCTCAACGCCGGGTGGATGAAAAGCGGCGTGACGATGATCGACCCGGAGACGACCTACCTCGATTGGGACGTGCGCGTCGGGCCCGACACCGTGATCGAGCCGGGCGCGGTGCTGTTGGGGCGAACGAAAATCGGCGCCGGCTGCCGGATCGGCCAGGGCGCGCGTTTGACCGACGTGACCGCGGGCGCGGGGGCCGTTCTCGGCCCGTACGTCGTGCTGCAAGGTATGCGCGTGGAAGCGGGCGAAGTCATCGACTGA
- the glmS gene encoding glutamine--fructose-6-phosphate transaminase (isomerizing) — translation MCGIIGYIGPRNPTQVLLDGLKRLEYRGYDSAGMALLVDGRVRIRRSVGKLRNLEQMMHDDPLEGTQGIGHTRWATHGKPSIVNAHPHKVGPISLVHNGIIENHTALAKELLAGGAQIQSETDTEIVAHLIAREVESGADLIAAVRRAIVRLEGAYAFVVQSTAEPGKLIGARKGSPLVVGYGEGESFVASDIQALVAYTKRVDFLNDEELALIEADRVSIFDGAGNLLQRQAKTVSWNPIDIEKSGHKHFMHKEIYEQPRAIIDSLEDSFDPGQGSFYFIEQAFDMAAFARFKRLAMVACGTAYHACLVGKTFIEQLAGLPCEVDVASEFRYREPVVGPDTLLVVVSQSGETADTLAAMREAQRRGAATLAIVNMPNSTIAREADGVVFTHAGPEIGVASTKAFTAQLVVLYVLAVQFARAYGRLNVDDAEERLRALARVPGQMEEILAQEEKIRRIAREFQHMKGFLFLGRGPCYPIALEGALKLKEISYLHAEGYAAGEMKHGPIALIDEKMLVLGLIPRGPLRQKMMSNLQEVRAREGKVVAVIEGAEEPPAGIADAIIRVPETDPLIVPLLMVLPLQLLAYHVADLLGTDVDQPRNLAKSVTVE, via the coding sequence ATGTGCGGCATCATCGGTTATATCGGTCCGCGCAACCCGACCCAGGTGTTGCTCGACGGTTTGAAACGGTTGGAATATCGCGGCTACGACTCGGCCGGCATGGCGTTGCTCGTTGACGGCCGCGTCCGCATCCGCCGCAGCGTCGGCAAGCTGCGGAACCTGGAACAGATGATGCACGACGATCCGCTGGAAGGCACCCAGGGGATCGGCCACACGCGCTGGGCGACGCACGGCAAGCCGTCGATCGTCAACGCCCACCCGCACAAAGTGGGGCCGATCAGCCTGGTGCACAACGGCATCATCGAAAACCACACCGCGCTGGCCAAGGAATTGCTGGCGGGCGGCGCGCAAATCCAATCCGAAACCGACACCGAAATCGTCGCTCACTTGATCGCCCGCGAGGTGGAAAGCGGGGCCGATTTGATCGCGGCGGTCCGGCGGGCGATCGTTCGTCTGGAGGGCGCCTATGCCTTCGTCGTGCAGAGCACGGCGGAGCCCGGCAAGCTGATCGGGGCACGCAAGGGCAGCCCGCTGGTCGTCGGCTACGGCGAGGGCGAATCCTTCGTGGCCAGCGACATCCAGGCGCTGGTCGCTTACACGAAGCGGGTCGATTTTCTCAATGACGAAGAGTTGGCGCTGATCGAGGCGGACCGCGTTTCGATCTTCGACGGCGCCGGCAACCTGCTGCAACGCCAGGCGAAAACGGTCAGTTGGAACCCGATCGACATCGAGAAGAGCGGCCACAAACACTTCATGCATAAGGAAATTTACGAACAGCCGCGCGCGATCATCGACAGCCTCGAGGACAGTTTCGACCCCGGGCAGGGCTCGTTCTATTTCATCGAACAGGCCTTCGACATGGCGGCTTTCGCCCGCTTCAAACGCCTGGCAATGGTCGCCTGCGGCACCGCCTATCACGCCTGTCTGGTCGGTAAGACCTTCATCGAACAACTGGCCGGCCTGCCGTGCGAGGTGGACGTCGCCTCCGAATTCCGTTATCGCGAACCGGTGGTCGGCCCGGACACCTTGCTGGTCGTGGTCAGCCAGTCGGGCGAAACCGCCGATACCCTGGCCGCGATGCGTGAAGCCCAGCGGCGCGGCGCCGCCACCCTGGCGATCGTCAACATGCCCAATTCGACTATCGCCCGCGAGGCCGACGGCGTGGTCTTCACGCATGCCGGGCCGGAAATCGGCGTCGCCTCGACCAAGGCCTTCACGGCGCAATTGGTCGTGCTGTACGTGCTCGCCGTGCAGTTCGCCCGGGCCTACGGCCGGTTGAACGTCGACGATGCCGAGGAACGGTTGCGCGCCCTGGCGCGGGTGCCGGGGCAAATGGAGGAAATCCTCGCGCAGGAAGAAAAAATCCGCCGCATCGCGCGCGAGTTCCAGCACATGAAGGGCTTTTTGTTCCTCGGCCGCGGCCCCTGCTATCCGATCGCGCTGGAAGGGGCGCTCAAGCTGAAGGAAATCAGCTACCTGCATGCCGAAGGCTATGCCGCCGGCGAAATGAAACACGGGCCGATCGCCTTGATCGACGAAAAGATGCTGGTGCTCGGCCTGATTCCCCGCGGACCGCTGCGCCAGAAGATGATGTCGAACCTGCAGGAAGTCCGAGCCCGCGAAGGGAAAGTGGTCGCCGTGATCGAAGGCGCCGAGGAACCGCCCGCCGGCATCGCCGACGCGATCATCCGCGTGCCGGAGACCGATCCGCTGATCGTGCCGCTCCTGATGGTGTTACCGCTGCAGTTGCTCGCGTACCACGTCGCCGATCTGCTCGGCACCGACGTGGATCAGCCGCGCAACCTGGCCAAGTCGGTCACGGTGGAGTAA
- a CDS encoding glycoside hydrolase family 5 protein → MKKLPFLYLLTVLAIVALFGCDDDSDSTAEEDQADDDDNDNDNDDSTDDDNDSADDDDNDDSVADDDDDNDNDDSTDDDTSIEPEREWFFDAQGRVALYHGVQIIQQRDPYISWHTEADYDRLVEWGFNSIRLGIVWAAVEPEPGVYNETFLEQLDERIAWCRERGIAVILDMHQDLYGEKFNGDGAPAWATEDNGLTYVPWEPWYLNYLQPALVAAFNNFWRNRNGVQDAYVAMWSHLAKRYADEPAVLGYDLMNEPFFGTYLPLFVFDRFALEPFYRNLATAMRTDDEDAWFFVEPAGAVGAGLPCHLGLPDVPNVSYGPHLYPFVSVILSVYLGLPLEIEFVLDAIDRTARRMAAPVWVGEWALFNGQTVNHEQYMRDATRLLDEHLASWSYWVYNKDDNVGLLDPDGNERAWVLDAVSRPYPQKTAGYPESFAFDPDAGIFTLVWTENPVATGPTEIYIPRRHFPGGFILTCSDPDGEGSYTWNEARQVASIEANRQIARHSVMIETMK, encoded by the coding sequence ATGAAGAAACTTCCTTTTCTTTATTTGCTGACCGTGCTCGCGATCGTTGCGCTGTTCGGCTGCGACGACGACTCCGATTCAACCGCGGAAGAAGATCAGGCGGACGACGATGACAATGACAATGACAATGACGATTCCACCGACGACGACAATGACAGCGCGGATGACGACGACAACGACGACTCCGTCGCCGACGACGACGATGACAATGACAACGACGATTCCACCGACGACGACACTTCCATTGAACCTGAGCGGGAGTGGTTCTTCGACGCCCAGGGTCGCGTCGCGCTTTATCACGGAGTGCAGATCATTCAGCAACGCGATCCTTACATTTCGTGGCACACCGAGGCCGATTACGACCGCCTGGTCGAATGGGGCTTCAACTCCATCCGGCTGGGCATCGTCTGGGCCGCGGTCGAACCCGAGCCGGGCGTCTACAACGAGACTTTTCTGGAACAGCTCGACGAACGGATCGCCTGGTGCCGTGAGCGCGGCATCGCGGTCATCCTCGACATGCACCAGGATCTGTACGGCGAGAAATTCAACGGCGACGGGGCGCCGGCCTGGGCCACGGAGGACAACGGCCTGACCTACGTCCCGTGGGAGCCGTGGTATCTCAATTATTTGCAGCCCGCGCTGGTGGCGGCCTTCAACAATTTCTGGCGCAACAGGAACGGCGTGCAAGACGCCTACGTCGCGATGTGGTCCCACCTCGCAAAGCGGTACGCGGACGAACCGGCCGTACTCGGCTACGACTTGATGAACGAGCCTTTCTTCGGAACCTATCTGCCGCTCTTCGTCTTCGACCGCTTCGCCCTGGAGCCTTTTTACCGCAACCTGGCGACGGCCATGCGGACTGACGACGAGGACGCCTGGTTTTTCGTCGAACCGGCGGGCGCGGTGGGCGCCGGTCTGCCGTGCCACCTGGGGTTGCCAGACGTGCCCAACGTCTCCTACGGGCCGCACCTGTACCCGTTCGTCTCGGTGATATTGAGCGTTTACCTAGGCCTGCCGCTCGAAATCGAATTCGTCCTGGACGCGATCGATCGCACGGCCAGACGCATGGCGGCGCCGGTCTGGGTCGGCGAGTGGGCGCTCTTCAACGGCCAAACGGTGAATCACGAACAATACATGCGCGATGCGACGCGCCTGCTCGACGAACATCTGGCGAGCTGGTCATACTGGGTTTACAACAAGGACGACAACGTGGGCTTGCTCGACCCGGACGGCAACGAGCGTGCCTGGGTGCTGGACGCGGTATCCCGGCCCTACCCGCAAAAAACGGCGGGCTACCCCGAAAGTTTCGCCTTCGATCCTGACGCCGGGATTTTCACCCTGGTCTGGACCGAAAACCCGGTGGCGACCGGCCCGACGGAAATCTACATTCCCCGCCGCCACTTCCCCGGCGGTTTCATCCTCACCTGTTCCGATCCCGACGGCGAAGGGAGCTACACGTGGAACGAGGCGCGTCAGGTGGCGTCGATCGAGGCGAATCGGCAAATCGCCCGGCACAGCGTGATGATTGAAACGATGAAATGA
- a CDS encoding AgmX/PglI C-terminal domain-containing protein: MRKVFILLVFAAASLLPFFGFAEEKPAPADKPTQIDIDSLDGRRYQLALNRSMNDILACYSKELAKQPGLQGKLELRVTIEKSGATRSVEARQDTLKNETVTKCIQDLLLAKTWPSHSESVYFDNIFNFTATKK, translated from the coding sequence ATGCGCAAGGTTTTCATCCTCCTCGTATTCGCCGCCGCGAGTCTGTTGCCGTTTTTCGGTTTCGCCGAGGAAAAGCCGGCGCCGGCGGACAAGCCGACGCAAATCGATATCGATTCGCTCGACGGCCGCCGCTACCAACTCGCCCTCAATCGCTCGATGAACGACATCCTCGCCTGCTATTCAAAAGAATTGGCGAAACAACCGGGTTTGCAAGGCAAGCTGGAACTGCGCGTGACCATCGAAAAATCCGGCGCGACCCGCTCGGTCGAGGCGCGCCAGGATACCTTGAAGAACGAAACCGTCACGAAGTGCATTCAGGATTTGTTGCTGGCCAAGACCTGGCCATCGCATTCCGAGTCGGTGTATTTCGACAACATCTTCAATTTCACCGCGACGAAAAAGTAA
- a CDS encoding YchF/TatD family DNA exonuclease: MLIDTHCHLEWNSYDADRDAVVRRAEQNDVRRLLTIGTNLPDARKTLAIVQTYPNVYGAFGIHPHDSQTADAAVYAELKAMAGRPKIVAYGEIGLDFFKNYSPREAQLAAFAAQVRLARELDLPIIIHDREAHEATLAILRAEGGSYRGVFHCFAGDEKMAEEVLALGFHLSFTGSITYENKSKAHRIIREMPFERLMLETDSPFLTPVPHRRERNEPAYVRLVADQVAAIRQEPVDEVIRQTTLNAYQLFKFENQGRRPEIAYEYKGALYLNLTSRCTNRCSFCAKFPAFTLDGHYLALERREEPTVAEVLDAIREPAKYPEIVFCGFGEPTLRWNDLIQIAKALKSRGARRIRLNTNGHADLINKRAVAPEMKGAIDAVSVSLNAPDAAAYRELCRPAFGERTFSAVVEFIRRAKQFVPEVVASVVEVPGLNVAAARRLAEESLGVPLRVR; this comes from the coding sequence TTGCTGATCGACACTCATTGTCACCTGGAATGGAACTCGTACGACGCCGATCGCGACGCGGTGGTGCGGCGAGCCGAACAAAACGACGTCCGGCGGCTGCTCACCATCGGCACCAATCTGCCCGACGCCCGCAAGACGCTGGCGATCGTCCAAACCTACCCCAACGTTTACGGGGCTTTCGGCATCCATCCGCACGACTCGCAAACGGCCGACGCCGCGGTTTACGCCGAGCTGAAGGCAATGGCCGGCCGGCCGAAAATCGTCGCCTACGGTGAAATCGGCCTCGACTTCTTTAAAAACTATAGCCCGCGCGAGGCGCAACTGGCCGCTTTTGCCGCTCAGGTGCGACTGGCACGCGAACTCGACCTGCCGATCATCATCCACGATCGCGAGGCGCACGAGGCCACGCTGGCGATTCTGCGTGCCGAAGGAGGCTCCTATCGCGGGGTCTTCCACTGCTTCGCCGGCGACGAGAAAATGGCCGAGGAAGTGCTGGCGCTCGGTTTTCACCTGAGTTTCACCGGCAGCATCACCTACGAAAACAAATCGAAGGCGCACCGGATCATCCGGGAAATGCCGTTCGAACGGCTCATGCTGGAAACCGACTCCCCGTTCCTGACGCCCGTGCCCCATCGGCGCGAGCGCAACGAACCGGCGTACGTGCGCCTGGTGGCCGACCAGGTCGCTGCCATCCGGCAAGAACCGGTCGACGAGGTGATCCGGCAGACGACGCTGAACGCCTATCAGCTTTTCAAATTCGAAAACCAGGGCCGCCGGCCGGAAATCGCTTACGAGTACAAGGGAGCGTTGTACCTCAACCTGACCAGCCGCTGCACCAACCGCTGCTCGTTTTGCGCGAAATTCCCCGCGTTTACTCTGGACGGGCACTATCTGGCGCTGGAACGGCGCGAGGAACCGACGGTCGCCGAGGTCCTCGACGCGATCCGCGAGCCGGCCAAGTACCCGGAAATCGTTTTTTGCGGTTTCGGCGAACCGACCCTACGCTGGAACGACTTGATTCAAATCGCCAAGGCGCTGAAAAGCCGGGGCGCCCGACGCATCCGCCTGAACACCAACGGCCACGCCGACCTGATCAACAAGCGCGCGGTCGCGCCGGAAATGAAAGGGGCGATCGACGCAGTCAGCGTCAGTCTGAACGCGCCCGACGCCGCAGCCTACCGGGAGCTTTGCCGGCCGGCCTTCGGCGAACGGACTTTTTCCGCCGTGGTGGAATTCATCAGGCGCGCCAAGCAATTCGTGCCCGAGGTCGTGGCCAGCGTCGTGGAGGTTCCCGGCCTGAATGTGGCGGCTGCCCGCCGGCTGGCTGAAGAAAGCCTGGGTGTGCCGCTGCGCGTGCGCTGA
- a CDS encoding sigma-54-dependent Fis family transcriptional regulator, which yields MKPRILVVDDESSMREFLEIFLTREGYEVTTAPGGKAAMELLDSQPFDLVITDIKMPNVSGMQVLLKAKAVDPNLPVLMITAFASHDTAVEAMKNGAFDYIVKPFKVDEIRLLVFNALERRDLSRENIALKQQLGQRYGFDNLIGSDPRMLETYDLIKRVADTPTNILITGETGTGKELVARAIHANGSRAKKAFVVINCGAIPAELLESELFGHKKGSFTGAYADKHGLLEIADGGTIFLDEVGELPTPLQVKLLRALQERRIMPVGAVRDVPIDVRVISATNRDLEKAVQDGRFRDDLYYRLNVIQIRMPALRERRVDIPILAEFFLEKYNRLLKKNILKIAEETMACLQKYRYPGNVRELENIIERAVALERENVIMKDSLPPHLLAAELANVETTPVAQVTASGLDLDRLLDETERDLLKQALQLSHGSKKGAAKLLHISFRSLRYRLAKHNFDVADDDETDSIGDE from the coding sequence ATGAAGCCGCGAATTCTGGTCGTCGACGACGAATCCTCCATGCGCGAATTCCTGGAGATTTTTCTGACGCGCGAAGGCTATGAGGTCACCACGGCGCCGGGCGGCAAGGCGGCGATGGAACTGCTCGACAGCCAGCCGTTCGACCTGGTGATCACCGACATTAAAATGCCCAACGTCAGCGGCATGCAAGTGTTGCTCAAGGCCAAGGCCGTCGATCCGAACCTGCCGGTGCTGATGATCACCGCCTTCGCCAGCCACGACACCGCGGTCGAGGCGATGAAGAACGGGGCTTTCGATTACATCGTCAAGCCGTTCAAAGTCGACGAAATCCGCCTGCTGGTATTTAACGCGCTCGAACGGCGCGATTTGTCGCGTGAAAACATCGCCCTCAAGCAACAGCTCGGCCAGCGCTACGGCTTCGACAATCTCATCGGCAGCGATCCGCGGATGCTGGAAACCTACGACCTGATCAAGCGGGTGGCCGATACGCCGACCAACATCCTCATCACCGGCGAAACCGGCACCGGCAAGGAACTGGTGGCGCGGGCGATCCACGCCAACGGCTCGCGCGCCAAAAAGGCGTTCGTGGTGATCAATTGCGGCGCGATTCCGGCGGAATTGTTGGAAAGCGAGTTGTTCGGCCACAAAAAGGGCAGTTTTACCGGCGCGTACGCCGATAAACACGGCCTGCTGGAAATCGCGGACGGCGGTACGATTTTTTTGGACGAAGTGGGCGAACTGCCGACGCCCTTGCAAGTGAAATTGCTCCGCGCCTTGCAGGAGCGGCGGATCATGCCCGTCGGCGCGGTGCGCGATGTGCCGATCGATGTGCGAGTGATCAGCGCCACCAACCGCGACTTGGAAAAAGCCGTGCAGGACGGCCGCTTCCGCGACGATTTGTACTACCGGCTCAACGTGATCCAGATCCGCATGCCGGCCCTGCGCGAACGGCGGGTCGACATCCCGATCCTGGCCGAATTCTTCCTCGAAAAATACAACCGCCTGCTGAAGAAGAACATTTTGAAAATCGCCGAAGAAACGATGGCTTGCCTGCAAAAATACCGCTATCCGGGCAATGTCCGCGAATTGGAAAACATCATCGAACGCGCCGTCGCCCTGGAACGGGAAAACGTCATCATGAAGGATTCGCTGCCGCCACATCTGTTGGCGGCGGAACTGGCGAACGTGGAAACGACGCCGGTAGCCCAGGTGACGGCAAGCGGCCTCGATTTGGACCGGCTGTTGGATGAAACCGAACGGGATCTGCTCAAACAGGCCCTGCAACTCAGCCACGGCAGCAAAAAAGGCGCGGCCAAGCTGCTGCACATTTCCTTCCGCTCCTTGCGATACCGCTTAGCAAAACATAACTTCGATGTGGCGGATGACGATGAGACCGATTCGATTGGCGACGAGTGA
- a CDS encoding prepilin-type N-terminal cleavage/methylation domain-containing protein: protein MRRNKGFTLIELMIVIAIIGILALIAIPNFVQLRVRAYNASAQSSGYNAKVAQELYYQNSHSGAGGGYAGALSDLLVWDKNLTDDPEVTFTFTANNQSGYTFSTKHNRGDTWYPFND, encoded by the coding sequence ATGAGACGGAACAAAGGCTTCACCCTGATCGAATTGATGATCGTTATCGCCATCATCGGCATTTTGGCCCTGATCGCGATCCCGAACTTCGTGCAGCTCCGCGTCCGGGCCTACAATGCGTCGGCTCAGAGTTCGGGCTACAACGCGAAGGTCGCCCAGGAACTGTATTATCAGAACAGCCACAGCGGTGCGGGCGGCGGCTATGCCGGCGCTTTGTCCGACCTGTTGGTGTGGGATAAAAACCTGACTGACGACCCGGAAGTCACCTTCACCTTCACGGCGAACAATCAGTCCGGTTACACCTTCAGCACCAAGCACAATCGTGGTGACACGTGGTATCCGTTCAACGACTGA
- the lpxK gene encoding tetraacyldisaccharide 4'-kinase → MSRLTGAAYHRRPNFPWNILSALLIPFGLIYGLILSLRARAYRQGWFSAARPVCRVVSVGNLTLGGTGKTPVTAWLARDLKDSGQAVAVVSRGYRGSREGWCCVVSDGATRLLDAGQAGDEPVLLADALPGVPVIISARRSIGVETAVSRFSSRIVICDDAFSHLALRRDLDLVLIHGRDGLGNGRCFPAGPLREPAGAIRRAGAVLLNVTAGEEPEVEPEIRRSGFTGPIFRFRYGQVRLASLSDRRSVEPAADKPLLAFAAIARPEDFFQGLARAGWPVAASRVFPDHHLYTPSDLSALIALAKSQNISRLATTAKDAVKLPAKLPANVEILVADFSLEGPEGELRRLSDFVAARLRETI, encoded by the coding sequence ATGTCTCGTTTGACCGGGGCCGCCTACCACCGCCGTCCTAATTTCCCCTGGAATATCCTATCCGCTTTATTGATCCCATTCGGGTTGATCTACGGCCTGATCCTGTCGCTGCGCGCTCGGGCTTATCGCCAAGGCTGGTTTTCCGCCGCTCGTCCGGTCTGCCGGGTGGTCAGCGTCGGCAACCTGACGCTCGGCGGAACCGGTAAGACCCCGGTCACCGCCTGGCTGGCCCGCGACTTGAAGGATTCCGGACAGGCGGTGGCGGTGGTCAGCCGTGGTTACCGTGGCAGTCGGGAAGGATGGTGTTGTGTGGTTTCAGACGGGGCCACCCGTTTGCTGGACGCCGGACAGGCCGGGGATGAGCCGGTGTTATTGGCCGATGCGCTGCCGGGTGTTCCGGTCATCATCAGCGCGCGCCGATCCATTGGGGTCGAAACGGCCGTGAGCCGGTTTTCCAGCCGGATTGTCATTTGCGACGATGCATTTTCCCATTTGGCTTTGCGGCGCGACCTGGATCTGGTTTTGATTCACGGCCGCGATGGGTTGGGCAACGGACGGTGCTTTCCCGCCGGGCCGTTACGCGAACCGGCCGGTGCGATTCGTCGGGCCGGGGCGGTGCTGCTCAATGTGACCGCCGGCGAGGAACCGGAAGTGGAGCCGGAAATCCGCCGCTCTGGTTTCACCGGGCCGATTTTCCGGTTTCGGTACGGCCAGGTGCGACTTGCCTCGCTGTCGGACCGCCGTTCCGTCGAGCCGGCGGCGGACAAGCCGCTGCTCGCGTTTGCGGCGATCGCCCGTCCGGAGGACTTTTTTCAGGGATTGGCTCGCGCTGGTTGGCCGGTGGCGGCGAGCCGGGTTTTCCCGGACCATCATCTTTACACTCCGAGCGACCTGTCGGCATTGATCGCGCTGGCGAAATCCCAAAACATTTCGCGACTTGCCACCACCGCGAAAGATGCCGTAAAGTTGCCCGCGAAGTTGCCGGCGAACGTCGAGATTCTCGTGGCCGACTTCTCGCTGGAGGGGCCGGAAGGCGAGTTGCGGCGATTGTCGGATTTTGTCGCGGCAAGGCTTCGCGAAACGATTTAA
- a CDS encoding HAD-IIIA family hydrolase → MPRPAVFLDRDGTVTEEVGYVNHVDRLRLLPSSGPAIRRLNQHAVPAVLVTNQAGVARGYFPIRLIDLVHQRLAELLAAAGAHLDGLYYSPFVKGGAEPPYNVPHHWRKPETGMIEQAARDLDLDLSRSFAVGDKITDVEMIQRVGGKGIFVLTGYGKGDWEYQRHLWKSKPDFVAADLAEAVDWILREIGA, encoded by the coding sequence ATGCCGCGACCGGCGGTATTCTTGGATCGCGACGGCACCGTGACCGAGGAGGTCGGGTACGTCAACCACGTCGATCGCCTGAGGTTGCTGCCGTCGAGCGGTCCGGCAATCCGCCGGTTGAATCAACACGCCGTTCCGGCGGTGCTGGTGACTAACCAGGCCGGCGTGGCGCGCGGCTATTTCCCGATCCGATTGATCGATCTGGTGCATCAACGGCTGGCGGAATTGCTCGCCGCCGCGGGGGCGCATCTGGACGGCCTCTATTATTCGCCTTTCGTCAAGGGAGGCGCGGAGCCGCCCTACAACGTGCCGCATCATTGGCGAAAACCCGAAACGGGCATGATCGAGCAGGCGGCGCGCGACCTGGACCTCGATCTGTCCCGTTCCTTCGCCGTCGGCGATAAAATCACCGATGTCGAAATGATCCAACGTGTCGGCGGCAAAGGGATTTTCGTTTTGACGGGTTACGGCAAGGGCGATTGGGAATACCAGCGGCATTTGTGGAAATCCAAGCCCGATTTCGTCGCCGCGGACCTCGCGGAAGCGGTCGACTGGATATTACGGGAGATCGGCGCATGA
- a CDS encoding sugar kinase: protein MNEQLLSLLTQFPGHSIAVVGDLVADLFVYGQAARVSREAPVLIIEHEQDKIALGGAANTAHNIKALGGEPIVVGFAGNDLYGDMMIQTMRNLGIDTAFVQRTDDRPTTTKERIVASGLHTTYQQLVRVDRGRREPVGGALEKRLLDAVEGAAGKSDLMVVSDYGYGVFSETMITRMAAIAESEWCKVMVDSRFRLMEFKGAYMFTPNEPEAGAACHLDIRDDRDVVQAAERVLMGADAHAVAVTRGKKGMYLKEKGRPGEFIPIYGTDQIADVTGAGDTVMAAFALAGTVPECQLSTAARLATVAAGLKVLKHGTAVVTPEEIRAALEINPWRE from the coding sequence ATGAACGAGCAATTGCTGTCCCTGTTGACGCAATTCCCGGGCCATTCGATCGCCGTCGTCGGCGACCTGGTGGCGGATCTGTTCGTCTACGGCCAGGCGGCGCGCGTCAGCCGCGAGGCGCCGGTGCTGATCATCGAACACGAACAGGACAAGATCGCCCTGGGCGGCGCGGCCAACACGGCCCACAACATCAAGGCCCTGGGTGGCGAGCCGATCGTCGTCGGTTTCGCGGGCAACGACCTGTACGGCGACATGATGATCCAGACGATGCGGAACCTCGGCATCGATACCGCGTTCGTCCAGCGCACCGACGATCGGCCGACCACCACCAAGGAGCGGATCGTCGCCAGCGGTTTGCACACCACCTACCAGCAGTTGGTGCGGGTCGACCGGGGCCGCCGCGAACCGGTCGGCGGCGCACTGGAAAAACGGCTGCTCGACGCGGTGGAAGGGGCGGCCGGCAAATCCGACCTGATGGTCGTCAGCGACTACGGGTACGGCGTTTTCTCCGAGACGATGATCACCCGCATGGCGGCGATCGCCGAAAGCGAATGGTGCAAGGTGATGGTCGACAGCCGGTTTCGCCTGATGGAATTCAAGGGCGCTTACATGTTCACGCCCAACGAACCCGAGGCCGGCGCCGCCTGTCACCTCGATATCCGGGACGACCGGGACGTCGTCCAGGCCGCCGAACGGGTGCTGATGGGCGCCGACGCCCATGCCGTCGCCGTGACGCGCGGCAAAAAGGGGATGTACCTGAAAGAGAAGGGCCGGCCCGGCGAGTTCATCCCGATTTACGGCACGGACCAAATCGCCGACGTCACCGGCGCGGGCGATACGGTCATGGCCGCATTCGCCCTGGCCGGCACGGTGCCCGAGTGCCAACTGTCGACCGCCGCCCGGCTGGCGACCGTCGCCGCCGGTTTGAAGGTGCTCAAACACGGAACCGCCGTCGTGACGCCGGAGGAAATCCGGGCCGCGCTGGAGATCAATCCGTGGCGCGAGTAG